One window of Bacillus sp. THAF10 genomic DNA carries:
- the dcm gene encoding DNA (cytosine-5-)-methyltransferase — MNVIELFAGVGGFRIGLEAAGGFNIVWGNQWEPSKKIQHAFDCYARQFHNNGIHSNEDISTVDTEIFENQDIDLIVGGFPCQDYSVARSLNGEKGIQGKKGVLFWEIVRFVKETSPKHILLENVDRLLKSPSKQRGRDFSIMLASLRDLDYTVEWRVLNAAEYGQAQRRRRVFIFATKNQTPYVINNRSYTDSEMLHDQGFFAKAFPVKSEINAKKKPQSIIMKQDLVEISDEVSYNYYNAGIMRDGLVYTEEVTPIEEKPVILGEILESNVDEKYYLSEAAIEKFEYLKGPKRIERTSATGHKYFFSEGGMSFPEPLDKPGRTMLTSEGTVNRSTHVVEDPQTKRLRILTPVECERLNGFPDNWTEGMTDRMRYFCMGNALVVGLIERMGKRIMEIENENIRGRQEELDLVFKD, encoded by the coding sequence ATGAACGTAATTGAATTATTTGCCGGTGTAGGTGGTTTTCGCATTGGGTTAGAGGCCGCAGGTGGATTTAATATAGTTTGGGGTAATCAATGGGAACCCTCTAAGAAAATACAACATGCATTTGATTGTTATGCTCGTCAATTCCACAACAACGGGATACATTCTAACGAAGATATTTCAACAGTGGATACAGAAATATTTGAGAATCAAGATATTGATTTAATTGTTGGGGGCTTTCCTTGTCAGGATTATTCAGTTGCAAGAAGCCTGAACGGTGAAAAGGGGATACAAGGAAAGAAAGGTGTACTCTTTTGGGAGATAGTTCGGTTTGTAAAAGAAACAAGTCCAAAGCACATTTTATTGGAAAATGTAGACCGTTTATTGAAGTCCCCTTCTAAACAACGTGGAAGAGATTTTTCAATTATGTTAGCCAGCCTAAGAGACCTTGATTATACAGTAGAATGGCGAGTGCTAAATGCTGCAGAATATGGACAGGCTCAACGAAGAAGAAGGGTTTTCATATTTGCAACGAAAAATCAAACTCCGTACGTTATCAATAATAGAAGCTATACTGACAGTGAGATGTTACATGATCAAGGCTTCTTTGCAAAAGCTTTTCCTGTGAAAAGTGAAATAAACGCTAAGAAAAAACCACAATCTATTATTATGAAACAAGATCTGGTTGAAATATCAGATGAAGTTTCATATAACTACTATAACGCAGGAATTATGCGTGATGGATTGGTTTATACAGAGGAAGTAACTCCAATAGAAGAGAAACCCGTGATACTTGGAGAAATCTTAGAGTCCAATGTGGATGAAAAATACTATCTATCAGAAGCAGCTATAGAAAAGTTTGAATACCTAAAAGGACCAAAAAGAATAGAGAGAACATCTGCCACAGGTCATAAATATTTCTTTTCTGAGGGTGGGATGTCTTTTCCAGAACCATTAGATAAACCTGGTAGAACCATGCTAACTAGTGAAGGAACAGTGAATAGAAGCACGCATGTTGTAGAAGACCCTCAAACGAAAAGGTTGAGAATTCTAACACCCGTTGAATGTGAGCGACTAAATGGTTTCCCAGATAATTGGACTGAAGGTATGACAGATAGAATGAGATATTTCTGTATGGGGAATGCATTAGTAGTTGGTCTAATAGAACGAATGGGGAAAAGGATCATGGAGATTGAAAACGAAAATATTCGTGGTCGTCAAGAAGAGTTGGATTTGGTATTTAAAGATTAA